One Oncorhynchus kisutch isolate 150728-3 linkage group LG11, Okis_V2, whole genome shotgun sequence genomic region harbors:
- the adcyap1a gene encoding glucagon family neuropeptides isoform X4, whose translation MSSKATLALLIYGIIMHYSVYCSPLGLNYPNLRLENEVYDEDGNSLPALAFDSDQIAIRSPPSVADDLYTLYYPPEKSGGSTMEDDTEPLSKRHSDGIFTDSYSRYRKQMAVKKYLAAVLGKRYRQRYRNKGRRLAYL comes from the exons ATGTCTAGTAAAGCGACTTTAGCCTTACTCATCTATGGAATCATAATGCACTACAGTGTCTACTGCTCACCTCTCGGGCTTAACTATCCTAACCTTAG ACTTGAAAATGAGGTTTATGACGAGGATGGGAATTCGTTACCGGCCTTGGCTTTTGACAGTGATCAAATTGCTATAAGAAGTCCCCCGTCTGTGGCTGACGATTTGTACACTTTATACTACCCACCGGAGAAAAG TGGAGGGAGCACCATGGAAGACGACACAGAGCCTCTGTCAAAGCGACATTCGGATGGGATCTTCACAGATAGCTACAGCCGCTACCGAAAGCAAATGGCAGTCAAGAAATACCTGGCGGCAGTCCTTGGGAAAAGGTATAGACAGAGATATAGAAACAAAGGACGCCGGCTAGCGTATTTGTAG
- the adcyap1a gene encoding glucagon family neuropeptides isoform X1 — translation MSSKATLALLIYGIIMHYSVYCSPLGLNYPNLRLENEVYDEDGNSLPALAFDSDQIAIRSPPSVADDLYTLYYPPEKRTERHADGMFNKAYRKALGQLSARKYLHSLMAKRVGGGSTMEDDTEPLSKRHSDGIFTDSYSRYRKQMAVKKYLAAVLGKSPEDLGFHHILQDIDFDALPDGDEFEAILGDWLKQFSPEFPVSSRLFPEALS, via the exons ATGTCTAGTAAAGCGACTTTAGCCTTACTCATCTATGGAATCATAATGCACTACAGTGTCTACTGCTCACCTCTCGGGCTTAACTATCCTAACCTTAG ACTTGAAAATGAGGTTTATGACGAGGATGGGAATTCGTTACCGGCCTTGGCTTTTGACAGTGATCAAATTGCTATAAGAAGTCCCCCGTCTGTGGCTGACGATTTGTACACTTTATACTACCCACCGGAGAAAAG AACGGAAAGGCATGCAGACGGAATGTTTAATAAAGCCTACAGGAAAGCGCTGGGTCAGTTATCAGCAAGAAAATATCTTCATTCTCTGATGGCAAAGCGTGTAGG TGGAGGGAGCACCATGGAAGACGACACAGAGCCTCTGTCAAAGCGACATTCGGATGGGATCTTCACAGATAGCTACAGCCGCTACCGAAAGCAAATGGCAGTCAAGAAATACCTGGCGGCAGTCCTTGGGAAAAG CCCTGAAGACTTAGGTTTTCACCATATTCTACAAGACATAGACTTTGATGCCCTCCCGGATGGGGATGAGTTTGAGGCTATTTTGGGAGACTGGCTGAAACAGTTTTCTCCCGAATTTCCGGTGAGTTCCAGGCTCTTTCCCGAGGCCTTGTCTTGA
- the adcyap1a gene encoding glucagon family neuropeptides isoform X3 has product MSSKATLALLIYGIIMHYSVYCSPLGLNYPNLRLENEVYDEDGNSLPALAFDSDQIAIRSPPSVADDLYTLYYPPEKSGGSTMEDDTEPLSKRHSDGIFTDSYSRYRKQMAVKKYLAAVLGKSPEDLGFHHILQDIDFDALPDGDEFEAILGDWLKQFSPEFPAL; this is encoded by the exons ATGTCTAGTAAAGCGACTTTAGCCTTACTCATCTATGGAATCATAATGCACTACAGTGTCTACTGCTCACCTCTCGGGCTTAACTATCCTAACCTTAG ACTTGAAAATGAGGTTTATGACGAGGATGGGAATTCGTTACCGGCCTTGGCTTTTGACAGTGATCAAATTGCTATAAGAAGTCCCCCGTCTGTGGCTGACGATTTGTACACTTTATACTACCCACCGGAGAAAAG TGGAGGGAGCACCATGGAAGACGACACAGAGCCTCTGTCAAAGCGACATTCGGATGGGATCTTCACAGATAGCTACAGCCGCTACCGAAAGCAAATGGCAGTCAAGAAATACCTGGCGGCAGTCCTTGGGAAAAG CCCTGAAGACTTAGGTTTTCACCATATTCTACAAGACATAGACTTTGATGCCCTCCCGGATGGGGATGAGTTTGAGGCTATTTTGGGAGACTGGCTGAAACAGTTTTCTCCCGAATTTCCG
- the adcyap1a gene encoding glucagon family neuropeptides isoform X2 has product MSSKATLALLIYGIIMHYSVYCSPLGLNYPNLRLENEVYDEDGNSLPALAFDSDQIAIRSPPSVADDLYTLYYPPEKRTERHADGMFNKAYRKALGQLSARKYLHSLMAKRVGGGSTMEDDTEPLSKRHSDGIFTDSYSRYRKQMAVKKYLAAVLGKSPEDLGFHHILQDIDFDALPDGDEFEAILGDWLKQFSPEFPAL; this is encoded by the exons ATGTCTAGTAAAGCGACTTTAGCCTTACTCATCTATGGAATCATAATGCACTACAGTGTCTACTGCTCACCTCTCGGGCTTAACTATCCTAACCTTAG ACTTGAAAATGAGGTTTATGACGAGGATGGGAATTCGTTACCGGCCTTGGCTTTTGACAGTGATCAAATTGCTATAAGAAGTCCCCCGTCTGTGGCTGACGATTTGTACACTTTATACTACCCACCGGAGAAAAG AACGGAAAGGCATGCAGACGGAATGTTTAATAAAGCCTACAGGAAAGCGCTGGGTCAGTTATCAGCAAGAAAATATCTTCATTCTCTGATGGCAAAGCGTGTAGG TGGAGGGAGCACCATGGAAGACGACACAGAGCCTCTGTCAAAGCGACATTCGGATGGGATCTTCACAGATAGCTACAGCCGCTACCGAAAGCAAATGGCAGTCAAGAAATACCTGGCGGCAGTCCTTGGGAAAAG CCCTGAAGACTTAGGTTTTCACCATATTCTACAAGACATAGACTTTGATGCCCTCCCGGATGGGGATGAGTTTGAGGCTATTTTGGGAGACTGGCTGAAACAGTTTTCTCCCGAATTTCCG